A single window of Caldicellulosiruptor bescii DSM 6725 DNA harbors:
- the eno gene encoding phosphopyruvate hydratase yields the protein MKVDLSITAVKAREILDSRGNPTVEVEVVVNDEFVGRAAVPSGASTGIFEAVELRDGDKKRYMGKGVLKAVENVNEVIAPEIIGMNALNQVEIDKLMIELDGTENKSKLGANAILGVSLAVAKAAANALGLPLYQYIGGVNAKYLPVPMMNILNGGKHADNSVDLQEFMIMPVGAKSFSEALRMCAETFHHLRNVLKARGYNTTVGDEGGFAPNLKSNEEPLEVIVEAIEKAGYTPGKDIAIALDPATSELYNEEDGKYYFEREGKVRTKEEMVEFWVKLVEKYPIVSIEDGVAEEDWEGWKMLTEALGNKIQLVGDDLFVTNTKRLAKGIELGVANSILIKLNQIGTLTETLEAIEMANRAGYTAVVSHRSGETEDTTIADLVVAVNAGQIKTGAPSRTDRVAKYNQLLRIEEELGSVAVYPGMNAFFNLKKK from the coding sequence ATGAAAGTTGATCTTTCAATTACAGCTGTAAAAGCAAGAGAAATTCTTGATTCAAGAGGAAACCCAACTGTTGAGGTAGAAGTTGTTGTAAATGATGAATTTGTAGGTAGAGCCGCTGTTCCATCAGGTGCGTCAACTGGTATATTTGAGGCTGTTGAGCTAAGAGATGGTGATAAAAAGAGATATATGGGTAAAGGTGTTCTCAAGGCAGTTGAGAATGTTAATGAAGTTATTGCACCAGAGATTATTGGAATGAATGCTCTTAACCAAGTTGAGATTGATAAACTTATGATTGAGCTTGATGGAACAGAGAACAAGAGCAAGCTTGGGGCAAACGCAATTTTGGGTGTATCTTTGGCAGTTGCAAAGGCAGCAGCAAACGCACTTGGCCTTCCACTGTATCAATACATTGGCGGTGTCAACGCAAAATATTTGCCTGTGCCAATGATGAACATCTTAAACGGTGGTAAGCACGCTGACAACTCGGTTGATTTGCAAGAGTTTATGATTATGCCTGTTGGTGCAAAATCTTTTAGCGAAGCGCTCAGAATGTGTGCTGAGACGTTCCATCACTTGAGAAATGTGCTCAAAGCAAGAGGATACAACACAACAGTTGGTGATGAGGGCGGATTTGCGCCAAACTTGAAGTCTAACGAAGAGCCATTGGAAGTGATTGTTGAAGCAATAGAAAAAGCTGGTTATACTCCTGGTAAGGACATTGCAATTGCACTTGACCCTGCAACATCAGAACTTTACAATGAAGAGGATGGAAAGTATTATTTCGAAAGAGAAGGTAAAGTTAGAACAAAAGAAGAAATGGTAGAGTTCTGGGTAAAGCTTGTTGAGAAATATCCAATTGTTTCCATTGAAGACGGTGTTGCAGAAGAGGACTGGGAAGGCTGGAAGATGCTCACTGAAGCACTTGGTAACAAAATTCAGCTTGTTGGTGATGATTTGTTTGTTACAAATACAAAGAGGCTTGCAAAGGGAATTGAGCTTGGTGTTGCAAACTCAATATTAATTAAGCTCAACCAGATAGGAACACTTACAGAAACTTTAGAAGCAATTGAGATGGCAAACAGAGCAGGTTACACTGCGGTTGTATCCCACAGATCAGGTGAGACAGAAGATACAACAATTGCTGACCTTGTTGTTGCGGTAAATGCTGGTCAGATAAAGACAGGTGCACCGTCAAGGACAGACAGAGTAGCAAAATACAATCAGCTCTTGAGAATCGAAGAAGAGCTTGGTAGCGTTGCCGTATATCCTGGAATGAACGCATTCTTTAACTTGAAGAAAAAATAA
- the gpmI gene encoding 2,3-bisphosphoglycerate-independent phosphoglycerate mutase: MMKKPVVLIIMDGWGYNPKQEGNAVALGKTPNLDYYKKNYPYTLVGSSGMDVGLPEGQMGNSEVGHLNLGAGRIVYQEFTRITKSIKDGDFFEKEEFLMAIENCKKYNSSLHLMGLLSDGGVHSHNTHLYALLELAKRHNLEKVYVHCFLDGRDVPPSSAKIYIEELEQKMKEIGCGKIATVMGRYYAMDRDKRWERVEKAYNAMVFGEGEYASSGLEAVEKSYEKGNTDEFVIPTVVLENGKPVATINEHDSIIFFNFRPDRARQITRAFCDVEFDGFERKKGYFEVFFVCMTQYDVTIKNCHVAFKPENLTNTLGEYLSKLGLKQLRIAETEKYAHVTFFFNGGVEVPNVGEDRVLVPSPKVATYDLKPEMSAYEVTEALLERIEKDEYDVIICNYANGDMVGHTGILEAAIKAVEAVDSCIGKVVDKVLQKGGVAIITADHGNCEQMIDYETGEPHTAHTTNKVPLYLVGYGNVKLRDDGILADIAPTILDILGLEKPSEMKGSSLIIK, translated from the coding sequence ATGATGAAAAAACCTGTTGTTCTTATCATCATGGATGGTTGGGGTTACAACCCAAAGCAAGAGGGGAATGCTGTTGCTTTGGGTAAGACCCCCAACCTTGACTATTACAAAAAGAATTACCCATATACTTTGGTTGGTAGCAGTGGCATGGACGTTGGTCTTCCTGAAGGTCAGATGGGGAATTCTGAGGTAGGTCATCTAAATTTAGGTGCTGGGAGAATTGTGTATCAAGAATTCACAAGGATAACAAAGTCAATTAAAGATGGTGACTTTTTTGAAAAAGAAGAGTTTTTAATGGCAATAGAGAATTGCAAAAAATACAATTCATCCCTGCATTTAATGGGGCTTTTATCAGATGGCGGTGTTCACAGTCACAACACTCACCTTTATGCACTTTTAGAGCTTGCAAAGAGGCATAATCTTGAAAAAGTATATGTTCATTGTTTTTTAGATGGGCGTGATGTCCCACCTTCAAGCGCAAAAATTTATATTGAAGAGCTTGAACAGAAGATGAAAGAGATAGGTTGTGGCAAGATTGCAACAGTGATGGGCAGATACTATGCAATGGACAGAGACAAAAGGTGGGAAAGAGTAGAAAAGGCTTATAATGCAATGGTGTTTGGTGAAGGCGAATATGCAAGCTCAGGATTAGAGGCAGTTGAAAAGTCGTATGAAAAAGGCAACACGGATGAGTTTGTAATTCCGACTGTTGTACTTGAAAATGGAAAGCCAGTCGCAACAATAAATGAACATGACAGTATTATTTTCTTTAACTTCAGGCCTGACAGGGCAAGACAAATCACAAGAGCATTTTGTGATGTTGAGTTTGATGGGTTTGAAAGGAAAAAGGGATATTTTGAAGTGTTCTTTGTATGCATGACCCAGTATGATGTGACTATAAAAAACTGTCATGTTGCTTTCAAACCAGAGAACTTAACAAACACTTTAGGAGAATACCTTAGCAAGTTAGGGTTAAAACAACTTCGAATTGCTGAGACAGAAAAGTACGCTCATGTCACCTTCTTCTTCAACGGCGGTGTGGAAGTACCAAATGTCGGAGAAGACAGGGTTTTAGTACCATCACCAAAGGTGGCAACATATGACCTTAAACCTGAGATGAGCGCATATGAGGTAACCGAAGCTTTGCTTGAGAGGATAGAAAAAGATGAATATGATGTAATAATCTGCAACTATGCAAATGGTGACATGGTAGGGCACACAGGCATTTTAGAGGCTGCTATAAAGGCTGTTGAGGCTGTAGATAGCTGCATAGGAAAAGTTGTGGATAAAGTGTTGCAAAAAGGCGGCGTTGCAATAATAACTGCTGACCATGGCAACTGCGAGCAGATGATTGATTATGAGACAGGCGAGCCTCATACAGCTCATACAACAAATAAGGTGCCTTTGTATCTTGTTGGGTATGGCAATGTTAAATTAAGAGACGACGGAATTTTAGCAGACATTGCTCCGACAATCTTAGACATCTTAGGGTTAGAAAAGCCTTCAGAGATGAAAGGAAGTTCGCTTATTATTAAATAA
- the tpiA gene encoding triose-phosphate isomerase — protein sequence MPKLNKKTIRDIDVSGKRVLVRVDFNVPQDENGNITDDRRIREALPTIKYLIDHNAKVILVSHLGRPKGKFDPKYSMAPVAKRLSELLGKEVVLAKDVIGDDAKKCVEQMKEGDVVLLENVRFHKEEEENDREFAKALASLADIYVNDAFGTAHRAHASTAGVAEFLPAVAGFLMEKEIEMLGNALANPQRPFVAILGGAKVSDKIGVITNLLEKVDSLLIGGAMAYTFLKAKGYKIGKSKCEDDKLDVAREIMKKAEEKGVNLLLPVGSIVAKEFKNDTEFMYVPSDAMPDDMMGMDIGNTTIELFSKEIKKAKTIVWNGPMGVFEFPNFAKGTEAIARAVAEAVEENGAIAIIGGGDSAAAVEKLGFADKMTHISTGGGASLEFLEGKVLPGIACLLDKNPRKKIIAANWKMNKTPIEAKEFVEELKKYIDDVQAEVVICAPSILVPYVKEAIEGTNIKLGTQNMFYEEKGAYTGEISGPMLKEVGVEYVVIGHSERRQYFGETDEIVNKKVLAALKFGIKPIVCVGETLKQREYGITDELVRLQVKIALNGVSKEDVEKVVIAYEPIWAIGTGKNATPEEANRVIGVIRNVIAEIYDEDTAQKVRIQYGGSVNSANSADIFNMPEIDGGLVGGASLNAQEFAKILHY from the coding sequence ATGCCTAAGCTCAACAAAAAGACCATAAGAGATATAGATGTTAGTGGCAAAAGAGTTCTTGTGAGGGTTGATTTTAACGTTCCACAAGATGAAAATGGTAATATCACTGACGATAGAAGAATAAGAGAAGCTCTTCCTACAATAAAGTATCTCATTGACCACAACGCAAAGGTAATATTGGTATCCCATTTGGGAAGACCGAAGGGCAAATTTGACCCGAAATACTCGATGGCTCCTGTTGCAAAAAGACTTTCTGAGCTTCTCGGCAAGGAAGTTGTTCTTGCAAAAGACGTTATAGGCGATGATGCAAAAAAGTGTGTTGAGCAGATGAAAGAAGGAGATGTAGTTCTTCTTGAAAATGTCAGATTCCACAAAGAGGAAGAAGAAAATGATAGAGAATTTGCAAAGGCTTTAGCCTCGCTTGCAGACATTTATGTCAATGACGCATTTGGTACAGCTCACAGAGCACATGCATCAACAGCAGGTGTTGCAGAGTTCTTGCCTGCAGTTGCTGGATTTTTGATGGAAAAAGAGATAGAAATGCTTGGCAATGCTCTTGCAAATCCGCAAAGACCTTTTGTTGCAATCTTGGGTGGCGCAAAAGTTTCTGATAAGATTGGGGTTATTACAAATCTTCTTGAAAAGGTTGATAGTCTCTTAATTGGCGGTGCAATGGCTTATACCTTCTTGAAGGCAAAAGGATATAAAATCGGGAAGTCAAAATGCGAAGATGATAAGCTTGATGTTGCAAGAGAGATAATGAAAAAGGCAGAGGAAAAAGGAGTAAACCTTCTGCTGCCTGTTGGAAGCATAGTAGCAAAAGAGTTTAAAAATGATACAGAGTTTATGTACGTACCATCAGATGCAATGCCAGACGATATGATGGGTATGGACATAGGGAATACCACAATTGAGCTTTTCTCAAAAGAGATAAAGAAGGCAAAGACCATTGTTTGGAACGGACCAATGGGTGTATTTGAATTTCCAAACTTTGCAAAGGGAACAGAAGCTATCGCAAGAGCTGTTGCTGAGGCTGTTGAAGAAAATGGCGCAATTGCAATTATCGGTGGTGGCGACTCTGCGGCTGCTGTTGAAAAACTGGGGTTTGCTGATAAGATGACACATATTTCAACAGGTGGCGGTGCTTCATTAGAGTTCTTGGAAGGCAAAGTTTTACCAGGTATTGCATGTCTTCTTGATAAAAATCCAAGAAAAAAGATAATCGCAGCAAACTGGAAGATGAACAAGACTCCTATTGAGGCGAAAGAGTTTGTTGAAGAGCTGAAAAAATATATTGATGATGTTCAGGCAGAAGTAGTTATCTGTGCTCCATCAATTCTTGTTCCTTATGTTAAAGAAGCAATAGAAGGAACAAATATAAAACTTGGAACACAAAACATGTTCTATGAAGAAAAAGGTGCATATACAGGTGAGATCTCAGGTCCAATGTTAAAGGAAGTTGGAGTTGAGTATGTGGTAATTGGTCACTCTGAAAGAAGGCAGTACTTTGGTGAAACTGATGAGATTGTGAACAAGAAAGTGTTAGCAGCGCTCAAGTTCGGTATCAAGCCTATTGTATGTGTTGGTGAGACACTTAAGCAAAGAGAATATGGTATTACAGATGAGCTTGTAAGGCTTCAGGTCAAGATTGCACTAAATGGTGTCTCAAAAGAAGATGTTGAAAAGGTTGTCATTGCATATGAGCCTATCTGGGCAATAGGTACAGGTAAGAATGCAACACCTGAAGAGGCAAATAGAGTAATTGGGGTTATCAGAAATGTAATTGCAGAGATTTACGATGAAGATACTGCGCAAAAGGTTAGAATTCAGTATGGCGGTAGTGTAAACTCTGCAAATTCAGCAGACATTTTCAATATGCCAGAGATTGATGGAGGCTTAGTTGGCGGTGCAAGCCTTAATGCTCAGGAATTTGCAAAGATATTACACTACTAA
- the gap gene encoding type I glyceraldehyde-3-phosphate dehydrogenase, with the protein MAVKIGINGFGRIGRNAFKAILANYPNEFEVVAVNDLTDPKTLAHLLKYDSCYGIFNGTVDYTDTSIIVNGKEIKVLAEKDPANLPWKDLGVEVVIESTGRFTKKQDAEKHIQAGAKKVIITAPATDEDITIVMGVNEEMYDPAKHHVISNASCTTNCLAPVTKVIDKHFKVKRGLMTTVHSYTNDQQILDLPHKDLRRARAAALSIIPTTTGAAKAVALVLPHLKGKLNGFALRVPTPTVSVTDVVFEVEKPTTKEEVNSVLKAAAEGELKGILGYSEEPLVSVDYKGDPRSSIVDALSTMVIEDTLVKVVAWYDNEWGYSNRVADLLNYIVSKGL; encoded by the coding sequence ATGGCTGTTAAGATTGGTATTAATGGTTTTGGAAGAATTGGTAGAAATGCTTTCAAAGCAATTTTGGCAAATTATCCAAATGAGTTTGAGGTTGTTGCGGTAAACGACCTGACAGACCCAAAGACATTAGCACATCTTTTAAAGTATGACTCCTGTTATGGTATCTTCAATGGCACAGTTGACTATACAGACACATCAATAATTGTCAATGGCAAAGAGATAAAGGTATTAGCTGAAAAAGACCCAGCAAATCTTCCATGGAAAGATTTGGGAGTTGAGGTTGTAATTGAGTCAACAGGTAGATTTACAAAGAAACAGGATGCTGAAAAGCACATTCAAGCAGGTGCAAAGAAGGTAATCATCACAGCTCCGGCAACAGATGAAGACATCACAATTGTTATGGGTGTAAATGAGGAGATGTACGACCCTGCTAAGCACCATGTAATTTCAAATGCGTCCTGTACAACAAACTGTTTAGCACCAGTTACAAAGGTTATTGACAAGCATTTCAAGGTAAAAAGAGGTCTTATGACAACAGTTCACTCATATACAAATGACCAACAGATTTTGGATCTCCCACACAAGGATTTAAGGAGAGCAAGAGCAGCAGCGCTTTCTATTATTCCAACAACAACCGGTGCGGCAAAGGCAGTAGCGCTTGTTCTTCCACATCTCAAAGGAAAACTCAATGGTTTTGCACTCAGAGTTCCAACACCAACTGTTTCTGTTACAGACGTTGTGTTTGAGGTTGAAAAGCCAACAACAAAAGAAGAAGTAAACAGCGTTTTGAAAGCTGCTGCAGAAGGCGAATTAAAGGGTATTTTGGGATACAGCGAAGAACCGCTTGTTTCTGTTGACTACAAAGGCGATCCAAGGTCTTCAATAGTTGATGCTCTCTCAACAATGGTTATCGAAGATACACTTGTAAAGGTTGTTGCATGGTACGACAACGAGTGGGGTTATTCCAACAGAGTTGCAGACCTTTTGAACTATATTGTTAGCAAGGGACTGTAA
- a CDS encoding sugar-binding transcriptional regulator, translated as MESYFECLKKIAPEIVEIIEKRYEILKNISYYQPIGRRILAEKLNLTERIVRNEIDILRNLGLINVTESGTILTNEGEDILEKLSNIVYDIKGLEDVKARVKEILKAKDVYVVPGDADLNPYVLKEIGILASKVILTLIEDVKIIAVTGGQTVKEVVDSFPTCSFKDILVVPARGGIGQEVEKQANTLAANLAKKINGSYKLLHLPDTMDEEVYNLLIKKEEVQEVLNDINNADMLVFGIGNAIEMAKRRKLSQDMIEKLKKVGAIGEIFGYYFDKAGRIVYSTTTIGIKLEKIKNIKYMIGVAGGSHKAEAILSLGEIKNNTVFVIDEGIAKRIISLEK; from the coding sequence ATGGAAAGTTATTTTGAATGTTTAAAGAAAATTGCTCCTGAAATAGTTGAAATTATTGAAAAAAGATACGAAATTCTCAAAAATATTAGCTATTATCAACCAATTGGGCGAAGAATCCTTGCAGAAAAGCTTAATCTCACTGAAAGAATTGTCAGAAATGAAATAGACATATTGAGAAATTTAGGGCTCATAAATGTAACTGAAAGTGGAACTATTTTAACAAATGAAGGCGAAGATATTCTTGAAAAACTTTCTAACATAGTATATGATATAAAGGGATTAGAAGATGTAAAGGCAAGGGTAAAAGAGATTTTAAAAGCAAAGGATGTATATGTTGTCCCGGGAGATGCTGATTTAAACCCTTATGTGCTAAAAGAAATTGGAATTTTGGCAAGTAAGGTCATTCTTACTTTGATAGAAGATGTAAAGATAATTGCTGTAACAGGTGGGCAAACTGTAAAAGAAGTTGTTGATAGTTTTCCAACATGTTCTTTTAAAGACATATTGGTTGTTCCAGCAAGAGGCGGGATAGGGCAGGAAGTTGAAAAACAGGCAAATACACTTGCGGCAAATCTGGCAAAAAAGATAAATGGTAGTTATAAGCTTCTTCATCTACCTGATACAATGGATGAAGAGGTTTACAATCTTTTGATTAAAAAAGAAGAGGTTCAAGAGGTTCTAAACGATATTAACAACGCAGATATGCTTGTATTTGGAATAGGAAATGCAATTGAAATGGCAAAGAGAAGGAAATTGAGCCAAGATATGATAGAAAAACTCAAAAAGGTTGGAGCAATTGGTGAAATATTTGGGTATTATTTTGACAAAGCTGGCAGGATTGTGTATTCGACCACTACAATAGGTATAAAACTTGAGAAAATTAAAAACATTAAATATATGATAGGAGTTGCAGGAGGTTCGCACAAAGCAGAGGCGATTTTATCGCTTGGAGAGATAAAAAACAATACCGTATTTGTTATAGACGAAGGAATAGCTAAAAGAATTATAAGTTTAGAAAAGTAA
- the ppdK gene encoding pyruvate, phosphate dikinase has translation MSKKKYVYMFYEGNKDMRELLGGKGANLAEMTNLGLPVPPGFTVTTEACTRYYEEGEKIADEIVEEIFEKLAELEKITGKKFGDPSNPLLVSVRSGARVSMPGMMDTILNLGINDEVVEGLAKLTNNERFAYDSYRRFIQMFSDVVMGIEKNKFEKILDEVKEKYGAKYDTDLTAEHLKEVVVRYKELYKAEKGEDFPQDPKVQLLEAVKAVFRSWNNPRAIVYRRLNEIPHDWGTAVNVQMMAYGNMGNDSGTGVAFTRNPATGEKELYGEFLMNAQGEDVVAGIRTPQPISALKETMPEVYQQLADIAKKLETYYKDMQDMEFTIERGKLYMLQTRNGKRTAQAALKIAVDMVEEGLITKEEAMLKVDPKQLDTLLHPTFEPDALKAAKPIAKGLPASPGAATGKIYFTAEEAKAAVERGEKKVILVRTETSPEDIEGMVAAQGILTSRGGMTSHAAVVARGMGKCCVAGCGDITINEEEKYFTTPDGKVYREGDWISLDGSTGYVYAGELPTKEPELTGYFATFMQWADEIRRLKVRANADTPRDAAQARKFGAEGIGLCRTEHMFFEEDRIPAMREMIVARTEEQRRKALEKLLPMQRGDFEALFREMKGYPVTIRLLDPPLHEFLPKEDDAIRELAAQMGITFEELKAIVQSLHELNPMLGHRGCRLAVTYPEIAEMQTRAIIEAAINVKNEGIDVVPEIMVPLVGELKELKYIKDIIVKTAEKVMEEKGVKIEYKVGTMIEVPRAALTADEIAKEAEFFSFGTNDLTQMTFGFSRDDIGKFLNDYFEKKIFETDPFARLDEKGVGKLIKMAAELGRSTRPDIKLGICGEHGGDPSSIEFCHNVGLDYVSCSPFRVPIARLAAAQAQVKSKMKAFIDK, from the coding sequence TTGAGCAAAAAGAAATATGTCTACATGTTCTATGAAGGCAACAAAGACATGAGAGAACTTCTCGGTGGAAAAGGCGCGAATCTTGCTGAGATGACAAATCTTGGACTTCCTGTTCCTCCTGGATTTACTGTCACAACAGAGGCTTGTACAAGATATTATGAAGAAGGCGAAAAGATAGCAGATGAGATTGTAGAAGAGATCTTTGAAAAGCTTGCTGAACTTGAGAAGATCACAGGCAAGAAATTTGGCGATCCAAGCAACCCACTTCTTGTCTCTGTTCGAAGTGGTGCAAGAGTTTCAATGCCAGGTATGATGGATACAATCCTCAACCTTGGTATCAATGATGAAGTTGTTGAAGGGTTAGCAAAACTTACAAACAATGAGAGGTTTGCATACGACTCATACAGAAGATTCATTCAGATGTTCTCTGACGTTGTTATGGGCATTGAAAAGAATAAGTTTGAAAAGATACTTGATGAAGTCAAAGAAAAGTATGGTGCAAAATACGATACAGACTTGACAGCTGAGCATTTAAAAGAGGTTGTTGTAAGGTACAAAGAGCTTTACAAAGCTGAAAAAGGTGAAGATTTCCCACAAGACCCTAAAGTTCAACTCTTAGAAGCGGTAAAAGCAGTTTTCAGGTCCTGGAATAACCCAAGAGCTATTGTATACAGAAGACTTAACGAGATCCCTCACGATTGGGGAACAGCTGTAAACGTTCAGATGATGGCATATGGTAACATGGGCAACGACTCTGGTACAGGCGTTGCATTTACAAGAAATCCTGCAACAGGTGAAAAAGAGCTTTATGGTGAGTTCTTGATGAACGCACAGGGTGAAGACGTTGTTGCAGGTATCAGAACACCACAGCCAATCTCTGCTTTGAAAGAGACAATGCCAGAAGTATACCAGCAGCTTGCTGACATTGCAAAGAAGCTTGAAACATATTACAAAGACATGCAGGATATGGAGTTCACAATTGAAAGAGGAAAACTCTATATGCTTCAGACAAGAAATGGTAAGAGAACTGCACAGGCAGCGCTCAAGATTGCAGTTGATATGGTAGAAGAAGGACTTATTACAAAAGAAGAAGCAATGTTAAAAGTTGACCCCAAACAGCTTGATACATTACTTCACCCAACATTTGAACCAGATGCGCTCAAAGCTGCAAAACCAATTGCAAAAGGTCTTCCTGCATCACCTGGTGCTGCAACAGGTAAGATTTATTTCACAGCTGAAGAAGCAAAAGCTGCTGTTGAAAGAGGAGAAAAGAAGGTTATTCTTGTTAGAACAGAGACATCTCCAGAAGACATTGAAGGTATGGTTGCAGCTCAGGGTATTTTGACATCAAGAGGCGGTATGACTTCACACGCTGCAGTTGTTGCAAGAGGTATGGGTAAATGTTGTGTTGCGGGATGTGGGGATATTACTATAAACGAAGAAGAGAAATATTTTACAACACCTGATGGAAAAGTTTACCGTGAAGGTGATTGGATTTCACTTGACGGTTCAACAGGATACGTATATGCTGGAGAGCTTCCAACAAAAGAGCCAGAGCTTACAGGCTATTTTGCAACATTTATGCAATGGGCTGACGAAATAAGAAGACTTAAAGTTAGAGCAAACGCAGATACACCAAGAGATGCTGCACAGGCAAGGAAGTTTGGTGCAGAGGGTATAGGTCTTTGCAGAACAGAGCATATGTTCTTTGAAGAGGATAGAATTCCTGCAATGAGAGAGATGATTGTTGCAAGAACAGAAGAGCAGAGAAGAAAAGCTCTTGAGAAGCTCTTGCCAATGCAAAGAGGAGACTTTGAAGCACTATTCAGAGAAATGAAAGGTTATCCTGTTACAATAAGACTTTTAGACCCACCACTCCATGAATTCTTGCCAAAAGAAGATGATGCTATAAGGGAGCTTGCAGCACAGATGGGCATTACCTTTGAAGAACTCAAGGCAATTGTTCAGAGCTTGCACGAGCTCAACCCGATGCTTGGACATAGAGGTTGCCGTTTGGCTGTAACATATCCTGAAATTGCTGAGATGCAGACAAGGGCTATTATCGAGGCAGCAATCAATGTAAAGAATGAAGGTATTGATGTTGTTCCTGAGATAATGGTTCCTCTTGTTGGTGAACTCAAAGAGCTCAAATATATCAAAGATATTATTGTAAAAACAGCAGAGAAAGTTATGGAAGAAAAAGGTGTTAAGATTGAATACAAAGTTGGAACAATGATTGAGGTACCACGTGCTGCACTTACTGCTGATGAGATTGCAAAAGAAGCTGAGTTCTTCTCATTTGGTACAAATGACTTAACACAGATGACTTTTGGTTTCTCCAGAGATGACATTGGCAAGTTCTTAAATGACTACTTTGAAAAGAAGATATTTGAAACAGACCCATTTGCAAGACTTGACGAAAAAGGTGTTGGCAAACTCATTAAGATGGCTGCAGAACTTGGAAGATCAACAAGACCAGACATCAAACTTGGTATCTGTGGTGAGCATGGCGGCGACCCATCCAGCATAGAATTCTGCCACAACGTAGGACTTGACTATGTATCATGTTCACCGTTCAGAGTGCCAATTGCAAGACTTGCAGCTGCACAAGCTCAGGTAAAATCAAAGATGAAAGCATTTATTGATAAATAA
- a CDS encoding glycine--tRNA ligase: MDEIVALCKRRGFIFQSSEIYGGLNSCWDYGPLGVEMKNNIKRLWWKANVQLRDDVVGLDSSILMNPKVWEASGHLSNFSDPMADCKLCKKRWRVDQLQEYKCPECGGELTEARMFNLMFKTFMGPVEDESAVVYLRPETAQGIFVNFVNVQQTMRKKIPFGIAQIGKSFRNEITPGNFIFRTREFEQMEIEYFVKPGTDEYWHKHWIEQRINWYYNLGIRKENLRVREHGKDELAHYAKACVDIEYLFPMGWSELEGIANRTDFDLTQHQKYSGENLTYFDDETKQRYIPYVIEPSAGVDRSLLAFLIDAYEYQQIDKDDFRVVLHLHPAISPVKAAVFPLMKKEELVKKAREIYNELKYKWIVQYDESGSIGKRYRRQDEIGTPFGITVDYQTLEDETVTIRDRDTMEQIRVHIKEIIPYLEERIEVKF, from the coding sequence ATGGATGAAATAGTTGCCCTTTGCAAACGTCGTGGATTTATATTCCAATCAAGCGAGATATATGGTGGACTTAATAGCTGCTGGGACTATGGTCCTCTTGGTGTAGAGATGAAAAATAACATAAAAAGACTGTGGTGGAAAGCAAACGTCCAGCTCAGAGACGACGTTGTGGGGCTTGACTCGAGCATCTTGATGAACCCAAAGGTGTGGGAAGCAAGCGGACACTTGAGCAATTTTTCTGACCCTATGGCTGACTGCAAGCTGTGCAAAAAAAGATGGAGAGTAGACCAGTTACAAGAGTATAAGTGTCCTGAATGCGGCGGTGAACTTACCGAGGCAAGGATGTTCAACCTTATGTTCAAAACATTTATGGGACCTGTGGAGGACGAGTCGGCAGTAGTATATTTGAGACCTGAAACAGCACAAGGTATTTTTGTAAACTTTGTTAATGTCCAGCAGACCATGAGAAAAAAGATTCCTTTTGGAATTGCTCAGATTGGTAAGTCATTCAGAAACGAAATCACTCCTGGTAACTTTATTTTCAGGACAAGAGAGTTTGAACAGATGGAAATAGAGTATTTTGTAAAGCCAGGGACTGATGAGTACTGGCACAAACACTGGATTGAGCAAAGGATAAACTGGTATTACAATCTGGGAATAAGAAAGGAAAACTTAAGAGTTCGTGAGCACGGCAAGGACGAGCTTGCACACTATGCAAAAGCATGTGTGGACATTGAATATTTATTTCCGATGGGATGGTCTGAACTTGAAGGTATTGCAAACAGGACAGACTTTGACCTAACACAGCATCAAAAATACAGTGGCGAAAATTTAACATACTTTGACGATGAGACAAAACAAAGGTATATACCATATGTAATTGAGCCATCTGCAGGCGTGGACAGATCTTTACTTGCATTTTTAATTGATGCATATGAATACCAGCAGATAGATAAAGATGACTTTAGAGTGGTACTTCACCTTCATCCTGCGATTTCGCCTGTAAAAGCTGCTGTGTTCCCGCTTATGAAAAAAGAAGAGCTTGTAAAAAAAGCAAGGGAAATTTACAATGAGCTTAAATATAAGTGGATTGTTCAATACGATGAAAGTGGTAGCATAGGTAAAAGATATAGACGACAAGATGAGATAGGAACACCGTTTGGGATCACAGTGGATTATCAGACTTTAGAAGATGAAACTGTTACAATAAGAGATAGGGATACAATGGAGCAAATAAGGGTGCATATAAAAGAGATAATTCCTTATCTTGAAGAAAGAATTGAGGTAAAGTTTTAA